Below is a genomic region from Gemmatimonadota bacterium.
CGAAGCGTAGGAACTCGGCGTTCTCCGTGACGCGACCTCCGGCCGCTCGCTCATCCTTGGTGATGACGGCCTTCATCTGGTCGAACAGCAGTTCATGAGGCACGCCACCAAAGAAGCTGAACGCCGCTTCGAGGCCCTCAAAGACATGTTGCATCGTCTGTCGAGTGAAGAACTGCAGCCACAGGATGCGCGAATACCCCAGCACAACCAGAAACGCGTAGCGCTTGCCCCAGGGCAGCCGAAAGTCTGCGAAGTCGACTTGACCCTGATGGCCGGGCGGCGTCTCGAAGCGGACCACGGGCTCCTCGGGCGCTCGAGGCCGGACCTTGCGGACGTACTGCTTCACCTGCGTGTAGCAGCCGGCGTATCCGCTCGCCTTGATCTCGTCAAAGAGCCGCATCGCTGTCAGCTCCGGGTACTCGGCCAGTCGGCTCAGGATGATCCCCTTGTAGGGATCCACCTTGGTCGGCACCAAAGGCCGCGGCCCGTACTGCACCGCCACCTCGCTCACGTCCCGGTCCAGCTGATCCGTTTCAATCCAGTAATGAACCGTCCGACGACTCACGCCGAGTTGCTTCGCCACGGCCGTCTTCGTCATGCCCTGGTCGAGATAATGTCTCAGCAACACTCGCTTCTCCCATCCGATCATCGCGCCTCCACCGCTGTAGGGAAGACGCCAACGTGTACGATCGGCTACGAAGTCGCTCAGGTATCTCGCTTCACACCCGGTACCTCGAAGCCACGAAGTCGTCGAGTGTGCAATTTTCGGCCGCCACATCTGTGCAATCTTGGGCCGCCGCTAACATCGAGAAGCTGAATCGGAGAGAGCAGGAGCTCAGTGCGGCCGTCGGGTGCCGGCTCGGACAGCCGGTAGACGAGCTTGGCGACCCACCTCCGGTGGGTGCCCCGAGCCGAGGGAAACGATACCGCCGGGGGCGTAGAGCCGTTCCAGAGCGAAGGGCGGTCGAGCACAGTAACGGAGCAGCCGTTCGACGCCGGCTCGGTCCTCACCCTCGATGCGGACGGATGCGTCGATGCTGAACCCACCGGAGCCCTGCCAGGAAAGCATGCCGTAGGCGTCAGCTTCGTCGAGTAGGTCGTGGCGATGGAAGTAGCGGAGGCGCGACGTGACCGCCTCGTTCCTCGATCGCGTCGTGGGTCACCACATTACCGAGCTCGTCGCACAGGGTGCGCTCACGCCGTCGGAGTCGGCATCGCTCAGCCCGCGCTACATGATCGCAGAGTCCGTGCCGAGCGAGCTGAACATCGGGGGGAAATAGCAGCGAGCGGAAGTGGCGCGCCACCGGTCCAGCGTACCTGACCCGCGTCAGGGGAAAGGCGGAATCACGGGTTCCACACCCGCCAACGCGACCCCACCCCGGTCGCTCGGCTCGACGGAGCCGAGTCGTTCGGCGAACCAGGGGGGCAGAGGACGACCATCCTCCGGACACAGCCAGAGTCGGAGCAGGTGTCTTCGTCGGTCGGGTTCCGGCCAGTCACGGAACGCCGTGCGGTCATGGAGCATCTGGTGGTTGTGGATGAACTGGATGTCGCCGCGCTCGAGCTGCATCTCGAGGTGGACCGCGGGATCGTCGGCCACTGCGTCGAACGCGTCGAGTGCCTCGACCTGTCGGCCGGTCAGTCGCGGCACGGCTTCGAACCGTTGCGCGGACTCGATGTATCGCCGTTGGTACAGGACGGAGAGTTCGTCCTCATGCCAGCTCAGGATGGGCGCCGTGAAATACGGATTCGTATCGGCCGGGTGCTCGCCCCGGTGATCAGTGCCGAAGGGCTGGAACAGCTCCGCGAGGAGATCGGGGGAGCGCTCGAAGAGCACGTTGTGGATCGTCGGGCAGCTGACCAACGAACTTCGGCCCCCTTCCATCGAAGGCTCGAGACACAAGAGCCCGACGATGTCCGCCGAGTCGGTGTGGTAACCCTGACGCTCACTGGTCTGGTAGATGCGAGCGCTCGCGTCGCGCGAGTCGCGGCCGAGGTCTTTGACGTGGCCCAGCAGGTGGCCCTGGGCATTCTGTGGCACGGCGCGGCCGAGATGCGCGCCGATACCCCAGAAGATCGTGGCGATCTCATCGCGCGAATATTTGCTGGCGTCCAGCCCCCGCATGAGAACGAAGCCTCGGCCACGTAAAAGATCGGCACGCAGGCGGTCGAGCCGGTCCCCGAGCCGCGGCAGCGGGAAGTCATCTCGCCCGATCTTGCCCAGAGGTCGTTGCAGCGCCTGCACGGCGACCAACGCGTCCTCCAGCTCGGCGAGCTCCTCTGGGGTCCAGGCGTGGATCCACTCGTCGGAGTCTACGAGCTCGTCTCCGCGCCACACTGCGGGACCACTCAGGAGGGTGCCGGGCTTTGCGAAAGATTCTGGCATTTCACGCTACTCGTCGTGAGACGTCGGTCGCCATCACTGCGGCCTGTTGGAAGAAGGAAACCTCGTGTTGAGTGGGTAGGTAATCCAACCGCCCCATCGAGGGGGGAGGCATTGTAGGTCGTATTGTGGCATGGGACACGCGGTGAGAGTCGGCCAGGTCGCGCTGGTGGCGGTCTCCGAGCGAGGCGTGGGTGGCGCTCGGATGATGGAAAGGGACGCGGGGATGTTCAGACGGGCGGATGGAGCTGGCCGAATGGCTCAGCCTGTCCTGGAGGACAGCGGGGGGCAGACCCTCAGGAGTCGAACTCGTCGGGCAGCGACTGATCGAACACGAATTCTGGGATGGGCTCGGCCTCGGTGGGATCGAAGGCCGGAGTTTGATCCAGCAGGTCACCTTGCCGAACGGGGGTCCGCGTCGCCGCTTCACTCATCGACATCCATGATCACGATCGTGATCTTCGAGTCCCGCTCAGAACGAGCCCCCCAATGCTCAGGGTCCTGGGCGCCTAGCATCGCTCGCAGGAAGCTCGGGTCCTGCTTGATCTTCCGGCCAGCCAAGTTGCCATGCTTGTCGTAGATCCGCTCTTCAAAGCCGTGCAAGGCTCGATACTCAGCAACCGCGTTCCAGCGCTCTACAACCTCCTCGTGGATATCGGCCAGGATCGCAGCAAACTGCGCGTCTCTGCGCTTCCACTTCCGGGGTGTCGACGGGTCGATCCCTACAGCTGCGCACGCGACAATACTATTCCCGGTCGCGATCAACTCCCGGTCGCGATCAACGCTCTGAGGTAGACCGGGGCCATGGGTGATACCGTGACCGAGTCAAGCAACTCCTCCTCCTCCTGCGTTATTACTCTCGGCGTCGGTTCCCAACCCGCCAAGGTTCTGGCTATCTGAGGACCCGCCTTGTCCCCACTCGTCGCGACGGCCGTCGATTCTCCCTCAGTCACTGCGGCTTCGTCCTTCTTCCCCACGCCGCCTCCTGCTTGGTCGCGCTGTTCGCTAGTCAATCGCCTCACCTCCCACCGCGCCCAGTAGCATGCCGAGTACGTGCATGAACGTCTCTGCGGATAAGACCACGATCTGGTCAGCGCGGCCCGGGTGGCCCTCCTCTCGGACGAAGGTGACATCGAGGGTATCAGGAGGCTTGGCGACGTTTTCAGCGGGTATTCTCACGGTGTGATCCAACTCGGCGAACAGGGCGGGTCCGACCTCCTGCACTGCGAATGCGATTGGGACCACTACCTTTTGGGGCCCTTCTGATCCGAGCTCTTTTCCGAGGGCGTCCCACTCTCCCCTGCTCTCTTCGATCCAAGTGTAGAGATCCTGCTTCCATTCGGTACTCCAAGTCATGTCATCCATAGGTGTGCGAGGTAGTGTGTGAGGTCAGATACACGAAACCCGTGACCGGCCACTTGGACCGATCACGAGAATCGTGTAGACTCGCGGACTTTCTGCCGGAAGCCGTGAGTACTGGGCCCCCTGCTCCCGCCTTTGCAGCCGGAGTGAGCGCACGCCGATCTCAGTCCCTCGAGGACTAGCAGCTAACTAGCACTCAGCTAAGTCGTTCGACTAGGAGCTCGTTCACGCGTCGCGGGTCGGCCTGGCCCTTGGACCGACGCATAACCTGGCCGACCAGGAATCCCAGCACCTTGGTCTCGCCGTTCCGGTATCGTGTGACCTCGTCGGGACTGTCCGCCACCACCGACTCCACCCATTCGGCGAGTCGACCGGAGTCACGCACCTGCAGCAGCCCCTTGGCCTCGACGATCTGGATCGCTTCGCCACCTTCCTCGGCCATGAAGCCCAGCACCTTCTTCGCGGCAGAATCGGAGACCGTGCCGTCCTTCACCAGTCCGATGAGCTGGGCGAGCGACGCGGGTCGAACAGGCACCGTACGGCTGTCATCGCCACGCTCGTTCATGATCGCCTGAAGCGCGCCCATGACCCAGTTCGATGCGCTCTTCGCATCGGCACCGGCCCCGACGACCTCCTCGAAGTAGTCGGCAGTCGCGGCGGACTGCGTCAGGACGTCGGCGTCGTAGGCAGGCAGCGAGTATTCGGCCTCCAACCGGTCTCTCCGGGCACGTGGCAGCTCGGGTAACGCGTCCTTGGCTGCTTCGATCTCCGCGGCGGAGACGCGCAGCGGCGGCAAGTCCGGCTCGGGGAAGTACCGATAGTCGTGACTCTCTTCCTTGGAGCGCATGGACCGCACTTCGCTTCGGTGGTCATCCCAAAGCAAGCTCTCCTGGTGGATGGCGCCACCCTGCTCCAGCACCTCGATCTGGCGAGCGATTTCGATCGTGAGCGCGCGTTCGATGCCCGAGAACGAGTTGACGTTCTTGATCTCGGTCTTGGTCCCGAGTGTTTCGCTTCCCCGCCGGCGCACCGAGACGTTGGCATCTACGCGCAGACTGCCCTCTTCCATGTTGCAGTCGCTCACCTCGATGTACTCGAGCACGCGCTTCAGAGTCCCGAGGAAGGCGCGCACGTCGGCTGGGGTACGCAGGTCGGGCTCGGTAACGACTTCCACGAGCGGTGTCCCCGCGCGGTTGAGGTCGACCGCGGTCGCCCCCGGCACACGGTCGTGCAACGACTTGCCCGCATCCTCCTCCATGTGGATGCGGCGGATCCTCACGGAGCCCTTCCCCTCCGGTCCGTCGAAGTCGACGACGCCGTCCGTTGCCAGTGGTCGGTCGAACTGGGTGATCTGGTACCCCTTGGGAAGATCGGGATAGAAGTAGTTCTTCCGCGACCAGACACTGCTCTCGTGCACCGTGCAGCCGAGCGCGACCGCGGTGCGAACGGCGAGCGCGACCGCCTCCGGATTCGTGGTCGGCAGCGCACCGGGAAGACCAAGACAGACCGGACACACGTGCGTATTAGGCTCGTCGCCGAAGACTACGGCGTTCCCGCAAAAGAGCTTCCGCGCCGTGCGAAGCTGGACGTGGATTTCGATCCCAATGACCGGCTCCCAGCTCATTCGACAGTGCTAGCCAGTGCCGCCTCGAGCGCGCCGGCGGCGGCGAGCATCGCCGACTCATCCCACCACGGTGCGAGCAGTTGCCCGCCCACCGGCAGTCCGTCCACCTCACCTATTGGCACCGACATCCCCGGAATGCCCGCGAGGTTTGCGGTGACGGTGAAGACGTCGGACAAATACATGGCGAGCGGGTCGTCGGTGTGCTCTCCGAGCGCAAACGCCGGCGTCGGCGCTGTCGGCGTGAAGAGTACGTCCACGTGCTCGAAGACGCCGACGAAGTCCCGGGCGACGAGCGACCGCGCCTGCTGTGCGGTGCCGTAGTACTCGTCGTAGTAGCCGGACGAGAGCGCATACGTCCCCAACATGATGCGTCGCTTCACCTCGTCGCCGAAGCCGCGGCGGGTCCTTTCGTACATCGATCCGATGTCCGGCCCGCTCTGGCGCACACCAAAGCGCACGCCATCGAATCGGGCGAGGTTGCTGGAGGCTTCTGCGGGAGCGAGCACGTAGTAGGACGGAATCGCGTACAACGTGCTGGGCAGCGAGACATTTCGCAGTCGCGCCCCGGCGTCCACGAGGCAGCCCAACGCATTATCGAGCAAGTCGCGGATCGCGGGGTCGAGCGAGTCCGGGAAGTACTCGGCCGGGACACCGAGGACCATTCCCTCGACTCCCCTACCCGCGTCGCTGGCGAAGTCCGGCACCGGAGTGTCGGCGGTCGTCGCGTCGCGGGGGTCGTGGCCGGCGATCACACCGAGGAGTGTGGCGGCGTCAGAGACGGTTCGCCCGAAGGTGCCGACCTGATCGAGCGATGACGCGAACGCCACGAGACCGTAGCGGCTCACGCGTCCATACGTCGGTTTGATGCCGACGACCCCACAGAACGACGCGGGCTGCCGGACCGATCCGCCGGTGTCGGAACCGAGCGCCATCGGAGTGTACCCGGCGGCGACAGCCGCGGCCGAGCCCCCCGAGCTGCCCCCTGGGACGCGGGACCGATCGAGCGGGTTGAGCGTCGGCCCGTACGCCGAGTTCTCCGTGGAGGAACCCATTCCGAACTCGTCCAGGTTGGTCTTCCCGATCACGACAGCGCCCGCGTCGCGAAGCCTCCGCACGACTGTGGCCTCATAAGGAGCCTGGTAGCCTTCCAGCAGTCGCGATCCACAGGTGGTGGGCAGCTCGGCCGTCGACAGGTTGTCCTTGACCGCGACCGGAACGCCGGTCAGCCGCCCCTCGGCGCGCGCTTCGAGATGGTCCGGGTCTGCGAGGGCCAGGAAAGCGTTGAGGCCCTCCGCGCCCTCCTCCATCCGGGTGATCCGAGCGAGAGCGGCTCTGGCGTCGCTCATTCCGATCCCTCCCGGTGCATACCGGGCAGCGGCGGCACGACGAAGAAGTTCTCTCGCCAGTCGGGTGCGAACGACGCCGGCTGCCTGATGAGGGCATCGGGGTCCTCGACGGCCTCCGGTCGGGTCGCCGGCAGTGGGGACCGGATCTGCGGAGTGAGATCCGACGTCTCGACGAGATCGAGCGAAGTCAGCTGATCGACGTGCGCGAGAATTCCGTTGAGCTCGGTCGTGAGCCGCTCCAGCTCCTCCTCTCCGAGTTCTAGCCGGGCCAAGGCGGCGATCTTCACCACCTCCGCGCGGGTGACGCTCATGGCCAGTCCTTCTCGAGCGAAGCGTACCGTAAGAGCAGCTTCTTCTGCCCGATGTCGTCGAAATCGATCGTGACCTTGAGATCTCGCCCGAACCCGGTGATCTCCACCACTGCACCGGACCCGAACGTCTGATGCAGCACACGCTCGCCCTTCACGAAGCGCGGCAGGTCCTGGTTCATGCCCGCGTCCAGATCGGGCTCGAACGTGGCATCGAAGGGCTCCCGGCTCCCAGACCGGGGCCGGCCCCTGTGGGGTGTGGAGTGCTGAAGTCGGGTCAATCGCTCACTCCTCCGGCTGTCCAGGAGATCATCCGGCACCGCATCTACGAAGGACGAGAGGGTACCGTAGGTGAAATCGCCGGCGCGTCTGCGCTGCCGCGCCCACGATAGCGACAGCTTATCCTCCGCGCGGGTGATGCCCACGTAGAAGAGGCGTCGCTCCTCCTCGAGCGCGTCGGCCTCGTCATAGGCTCGGCTGAGCGGGAAGAGTCCCTCCTCCAGCCCCGCGATGAACACCACGGGAA
It encodes:
- a CDS encoding IS21 family transposase is translated as MIGWEKRVLLRHYLDQGMTKTAVAKQLGVSRRTVHYWIETDQLDRDVSEVAVQYGPRPLVPTKVDPYKGIILSRLAEYPELTAMRLFDEIKASGYAGCYTQVKQYVRKVRPRAPEEPVVRFETPPGHQGQVDFADFRLPWGKRYAFLVVLGYSRILWLQFFTRQTMQHVFEGLEAAFSFFGGVPHELLFDQMKAVITKDERAAGGRVTENAEFLRF
- a CDS encoding transposase encodes the protein MLSWQGSGGFSIDASVRIEGEDRAGVERLLRYCARPPFALERLYAPGGIVSLGSGHPPEVGRQARLPAVRAGTRRPH
- a CDS encoding TauD/TfdA family dioxygenase translates to MPESFAKPGTLLSGPAVWRGDELVDSDEWIHAWTPEELAELEDALVAVQALQRPLGKIGRDDFPLPRLGDRLDRLRADLLRGRGFVLMRGLDASKYSRDEIATIFWGIGAHLGRAVPQNAQGHLLGHVKDLGRDSRDASARIYQTSERQGYHTDSADIVGLLCLEPSMEGGRSSLVSCPTIHNVLFERSPDLLAELFQPFGTDHRGEHPADTNPYFTAPILSWHEDELSVLYQRRYIESAQRFEAVPRLTGRQVEALDAFDAVADDPAVHLEMQLERGDIQFIHNHQMLHDRTAFRDWPEPDRRRHLLRLWLCPEDGRPLPPWFAERLGSVEPSDRGGVALAGVEPVIPPFP
- the gatB gene encoding Asp-tRNA(Asn)/Glu-tRNA(Gln) amidotransferase subunit GatB; translated protein: MSWEPVIGIEIHVQLRTARKLFCGNAVVFGDEPNTHVCPVCLGLPGALPTTNPEAVALAVRTAVALGCTVHESSVWSRKNYFYPDLPKGYQITQFDRPLATDGVVDFDGPEGKGSVRIRRIHMEEDAGKSLHDRVPGATAVDLNRAGTPLVEVVTEPDLRTPADVRAFLGTLKRVLEYIEVSDCNMEEGSLRVDANVSVRRRGSETLGTKTEIKNVNSFSGIERALTIEIARQIEVLEQGGAIHQESLLWDDHRSEVRSMRSKEESHDYRYFPEPDLPPLRVSAAEIEAAKDALPELPRARRDRLEAEYSLPAYDADVLTQSAATADYFEEVVGAGADAKSASNWVMGALQAIMNERGDDSRTVPVRPASLAQLIGLVKDGTVSDSAAKKVLGFMAEEGGEAIQIVEAKGLLQVRDSGRLAEWVESVVADSPDEVTRYRNGETKVLGFLVGQVMRRSKGQADPRRVNELLVERLS
- the gatA gene encoding Asp-tRNA(Asn)/Glu-tRNA(Gln) amidotransferase subunit GatA, whose amino-acid sequence is MSDARAALARITRMEEGAEGLNAFLALADPDHLEARAEGRLTGVPVAVKDNLSTAELPTTCGSRLLEGYQAPYEATVVRRLRDAGAVVIGKTNLDEFGMGSSTENSAYGPTLNPLDRSRVPGGSSGGSAAAVAAGYTPMALGSDTGGSVRQPASFCGVVGIKPTYGRVSRYGLVAFASSLDQVGTFGRTVSDAATLLGVIAGHDPRDATTADTPVPDFASDAGRGVEGMVLGVPAEYFPDSLDPAIRDLLDNALGCLVDAGARLRNVSLPSTLYAIPSYYVLAPAEASSNLARFDGVRFGVRQSGPDIGSMYERTRRGFGDEVKRRIMLGTYALSSGYYDEYYGTAQQARSLVARDFVGVFEHVDVLFTPTAPTPAFALGEHTDDPLAMYLSDVFTVTANLAGIPGMSVPIGEVDGLPVGGQLLAPWWDESAMLAAAGALEAALASTVE
- a CDS encoding Asp-tRNA(Asn)/Glu-tRNA(Gln) amidotransferase GatCAB subunit C, which translates into the protein MSVTRAEVVKIAALARLELGEEELERLTTELNGILAHVDQLTSLDLVETSDLTPQIRSPLPATRPEAVEDPDALIRQPASFAPDWRENFFVVPPLPGMHREGSE